One region of Tamandua tetradactyla isolate mTamTet1 chromosome 6, mTamTet1.pri, whole genome shotgun sequence genomic DNA includes:
- the DGAT1 gene encoding diacylglycerol O-acyltransferase 1 isoform X3, which produces MGPRPCLWGATGRSTVILSQALGKAQGQSIEGSVDDIHQPELSAGPQTTDGAAGLAALEAGPAFPPPQPAEVCSCHRVQDSLFSSDSGFSNYRGILNWCVVMLILSNARLFLENLIKYGILVDPIQVVSLFLKDPYSWPALCLVIVANAFALAALQVEKRLAVGALTENMGLLLHATNLATVLCFPAAVAFLVESITPVGSVLALLVYTILFLKLFSYRDVNLWCRERRGRAKAGGGWPAGAPAPNPSPSALPMASGDKKVNRGLVQRVVSYPDNLTHRDLYYFLFAPTLCYELNFPRSPRIRKRFLLRRIFEMLFFTQLQVGLIQQWMVPTIQNSMKPFKDMDYSRIIERLLKLAVPNHLIWLIFFYWFFHSCLNAVAELMQFADREFYRDWWNSESVTYFWQNWNIPVHKWCNRHFYKPMLRRGTSKWVARMGVFLASAFFHEIPLAWIVSRFFRGNYGNAAVWLTLIIGQPVAVLMYVHDYYVLNHEAPHAGPSSLLPAP; this is translated from the exons ATGGGCCCTCGCCCTTGTCTCTGGGGTGCCACAGGCAGGAGCACAGTTATACTGTCCCAGGCACTTGGGAAGGCCCAAGGACAGAGCATAGAGGGCAGTGTTGACGACATCCATCAGCCAGAGCTCTCAGCTGGCCCTCAGACCACAGATGGAGCAGCAGGCCTTGCTGCCTTGGAGGCTGGCcctgccttccctcctccccagccaGCAGAGGTCTGCAG CTGTCACCGCGTGCAAGACTCTCTGTTTAGCTCGGACAGTGGCTTCAGCAACTACCGTGGCATCCTGAACTGGTGTGTGGTGATGCTG ATCTTGAGCAATGCACGGTTATTTTTAGAGAACCTCATCAA GTACGGCATCCTGGTGGACCCCATCCAGGTGGTATCTTTGTTCCTGAAGGACCCCTACAGCTGGCCTGCCCTGTGCCTGGTGATTG TGGCCAATGCCTTTGCTCTGGCTGCGCTCCAGGTCGAGAAGCGCCTGGCAGTG GGTGCCCTGACGGAGAACATGGGGCTGCTGCTGCATGCCACCAACCTGGCCACTGTGCTCTGCTTCCCTGCGGCGGTGGCCTTCCTGGTGGAATCCATCACGCCAG TGGGCTCCGTGCTTGCGCTGTTGGTCTACACCATCCTCTTCCTCAAGCTCTTTTCCTACCGCGATGTGAACCTGTGGTGCCGGGAGcgcaggggcagggccaaggcTGGCGGGGGGTGGCCCGCTGGGGCCCCCGCTCCCAACCCCTCGCCGTCTGCTCTGCCCATGGCCTCTGGAGACAAGAAGGTCAACAGGGGCCTGGTTCAGCGTGTTGTGAGCTATCCTGACAACCTGACCCACCGTG ATTTGTACTACTTCCTCTTTGCCCCCACCCTGTGCTACGAGCTCAACTTTCCCCGCTCACCCCGGATTCGGAAGCGCTTCCTGCTGCGGCGGATCTTTGAGATG CTTTTCTTCACCCAGCTCCAGGTGGGGCTGATCCAACAG TGGATGGTCCCCACCATCCAGAACTCCATGAAGCCGTTCAAG GACATGGATTACTCCCGCATCATCGAGCGACTCCTGAAGCTGGCG GTCCCCAACCACCTCATCTGGCTCATTTTCTTCTATTGGTTCTTCCACTCATGCCTGAACGCTGTGGCCGAGCTCATGCAGTTTGCAGACCGAGAGTTCTACCGTGACTGGTG gaaTTCTGAGTCGGTCACCTACTTCTGGCAGAACTGGAACATCCCTGTGCACAAGTGGTGCAACAG ACACTTCTACAAACCTATGCTGCGCCGAGGCACCAGCAAGTGGGTGGCCAGGATGGGGGTGTTCCTGGCCTCGGCCTTCTTCCATGAG ATTCCGCTGGCCTGGATTGTGAGCCGCTTCTTCCGAGGCAACTATGGCAATGCAGCTGTGTGGCTGACGCTCATCATAGGGCAGCCTGTGGCTGTGCTCATGTACGTCCATGACTATTATGTGCTCAACCATGAGGCCCCCCACGCTGGCCCTTCCTCACTGCTGCCCGCTCCCTGA
- the DGAT1 gene encoding diacylglycerol O-acyltransferase 1 isoform X1, whose product MGPRPCLWGATGRSTVILSQALGKAQGQSIEGSVDDIHQPELSAGPQTTDGAAGLAALEAGPAFPPPQPAEVCSCHRVQDSLFSSDSGFSNYRGILNWCVVMLILSNARLFLENLIKYGILVDPIQVVSLFLKDPYSWPALCLVIVANAFALAALQVEKRLAVGALTENMGLLLHATNLATVLCFPAAVAFLVESITPVGSVLALLVYTILFLKLFSYRDVNLWCRERRGRAKAGGGWPAGAPAPNPSPSALPMASGDKKVNRGLVQRVVSYPDNLTHRDLYYFLFAPTLCYELNFPRSPRIRKRFLLRRIFEMLFFTQLQVGLIQQWMVPTIQNSMKPFKDMDYSRIIERLLKLAVPNHLIWLIFFYWFFHSCLNAVAELMQFADREFYRDWWNSESVTYFWQNWNIPVHKWCNRHFYKPMLRRGTSKWVARMGVFLASAFFHEYLVSIPLRMFRLWAFAGMMAQIPLAWIVSRFFRGNYGNAAVWLTLIIGQPVAVLMYVHDYYVLNHEAPHAGPSSLLPAP is encoded by the exons ATGGGCCCTCGCCCTTGTCTCTGGGGTGCCACAGGCAGGAGCACAGTTATACTGTCCCAGGCACTTGGGAAGGCCCAAGGACAGAGCATAGAGGGCAGTGTTGACGACATCCATCAGCCAGAGCTCTCAGCTGGCCCTCAGACCACAGATGGAGCAGCAGGCCTTGCTGCCTTGGAGGCTGGCcctgccttccctcctccccagccaGCAGAGGTCTGCAG CTGTCACCGCGTGCAAGACTCTCTGTTTAGCTCGGACAGTGGCTTCAGCAACTACCGTGGCATCCTGAACTGGTGTGTGGTGATGCTG ATCTTGAGCAATGCACGGTTATTTTTAGAGAACCTCATCAA GTACGGCATCCTGGTGGACCCCATCCAGGTGGTATCTTTGTTCCTGAAGGACCCCTACAGCTGGCCTGCCCTGTGCCTGGTGATTG TGGCCAATGCCTTTGCTCTGGCTGCGCTCCAGGTCGAGAAGCGCCTGGCAGTG GGTGCCCTGACGGAGAACATGGGGCTGCTGCTGCATGCCACCAACCTGGCCACTGTGCTCTGCTTCCCTGCGGCGGTGGCCTTCCTGGTGGAATCCATCACGCCAG TGGGCTCCGTGCTTGCGCTGTTGGTCTACACCATCCTCTTCCTCAAGCTCTTTTCCTACCGCGATGTGAACCTGTGGTGCCGGGAGcgcaggggcagggccaaggcTGGCGGGGGGTGGCCCGCTGGGGCCCCCGCTCCCAACCCCTCGCCGTCTGCTCTGCCCATGGCCTCTGGAGACAAGAAGGTCAACAGGGGCCTGGTTCAGCGTGTTGTGAGCTATCCTGACAACCTGACCCACCGTG ATTTGTACTACTTCCTCTTTGCCCCCACCCTGTGCTACGAGCTCAACTTTCCCCGCTCACCCCGGATTCGGAAGCGCTTCCTGCTGCGGCGGATCTTTGAGATG CTTTTCTTCACCCAGCTCCAGGTGGGGCTGATCCAACAG TGGATGGTCCCCACCATCCAGAACTCCATGAAGCCGTTCAAG GACATGGATTACTCCCGCATCATCGAGCGACTCCTGAAGCTGGCG GTCCCCAACCACCTCATCTGGCTCATTTTCTTCTATTGGTTCTTCCACTCATGCCTGAACGCTGTGGCCGAGCTCATGCAGTTTGCAGACCGAGAGTTCTACCGTGACTGGTG gaaTTCTGAGTCGGTCACCTACTTCTGGCAGAACTGGAACATCCCTGTGCACAAGTGGTGCAACAG ACACTTCTACAAACCTATGCTGCGCCGAGGCACCAGCAAGTGGGTGGCCAGGATGGGGGTGTTCCTGGCCTCGGCCTTCTTCCATGAG TACCTGGTGAGCATCCCCCTGCGCATGTTCCGCCTGTGGGCATTTGCAGGCATGATGGCCCAG ATTCCGCTGGCCTGGATTGTGAGCCGCTTCTTCCGAGGCAACTATGGCAATGCAGCTGTGTGGCTGACGCTCATCATAGGGCAGCCTGTGGCTGTGCTCATGTACGTCCATGACTATTATGTGCTCAACCATGAGGCCCCCCACGCTGGCCCTTCCTCACTGCTGCCCGCTCCCTGA
- the DGAT1 gene encoding diacylglycerol O-acyltransferase 1 isoform X4, whose translation MGPRPCLWGATGRSTVILSQALGKAQGQSIEGSVDDIHQPELSAGPQTTDGAAGLAALEAGPAFPPPQPAEVCSCHRVQDSLFSSDSGFSNYRGILNWCVVMLILSNARLFLENLIKYGILVDPIQVVSLFLKDPYSWPALCLVIVANAFALAALQVEKRLAVGALTENMGLLLHATNLATVLCFPAAVAFLVESITPVGSVLALLVYTILFLKLFSYRDVNLWCRERRGRAKAGGGWPAGAPAPNPSPSALPMASGDKKVNRGLVQRVVSYPDNLTHRDLYYFLFAPTLCYELNFPRSPRIRKRFLLRRIFEMLFFTQLQVGLIQQWMVPTIQNSMKPFKDMDYSRIIERLLKLAVPNHLIWLIFFYWFFHSCLNAVAELMQFADREFYRDWWNSESVTYFWQNWNIPVHKWCNRCDPPALCGPELPRN comes from the exons ATGGGCCCTCGCCCTTGTCTCTGGGGTGCCACAGGCAGGAGCACAGTTATACTGTCCCAGGCACTTGGGAAGGCCCAAGGACAGAGCATAGAGGGCAGTGTTGACGACATCCATCAGCCAGAGCTCTCAGCTGGCCCTCAGACCACAGATGGAGCAGCAGGCCTTGCTGCCTTGGAGGCTGGCcctgccttccctcctccccagccaGCAGAGGTCTGCAG CTGTCACCGCGTGCAAGACTCTCTGTTTAGCTCGGACAGTGGCTTCAGCAACTACCGTGGCATCCTGAACTGGTGTGTGGTGATGCTG ATCTTGAGCAATGCACGGTTATTTTTAGAGAACCTCATCAA GTACGGCATCCTGGTGGACCCCATCCAGGTGGTATCTTTGTTCCTGAAGGACCCCTACAGCTGGCCTGCCCTGTGCCTGGTGATTG TGGCCAATGCCTTTGCTCTGGCTGCGCTCCAGGTCGAGAAGCGCCTGGCAGTG GGTGCCCTGACGGAGAACATGGGGCTGCTGCTGCATGCCACCAACCTGGCCACTGTGCTCTGCTTCCCTGCGGCGGTGGCCTTCCTGGTGGAATCCATCACGCCAG TGGGCTCCGTGCTTGCGCTGTTGGTCTACACCATCCTCTTCCTCAAGCTCTTTTCCTACCGCGATGTGAACCTGTGGTGCCGGGAGcgcaggggcagggccaaggcTGGCGGGGGGTGGCCCGCTGGGGCCCCCGCTCCCAACCCCTCGCCGTCTGCTCTGCCCATGGCCTCTGGAGACAAGAAGGTCAACAGGGGCCTGGTTCAGCGTGTTGTGAGCTATCCTGACAACCTGACCCACCGTG ATTTGTACTACTTCCTCTTTGCCCCCACCCTGTGCTACGAGCTCAACTTTCCCCGCTCACCCCGGATTCGGAAGCGCTTCCTGCTGCGGCGGATCTTTGAGATG CTTTTCTTCACCCAGCTCCAGGTGGGGCTGATCCAACAG TGGATGGTCCCCACCATCCAGAACTCCATGAAGCCGTTCAAG GACATGGATTACTCCCGCATCATCGAGCGACTCCTGAAGCTGGCG GTCCCCAACCACCTCATCTGGCTCATTTTCTTCTATTGGTTCTTCCACTCATGCCTGAACGCTGTGGCCGAGCTCATGCAGTTTGCAGACCGAGAGTTCTACCGTGACTGGTG gaaTTCTGAGTCGGTCACCTACTTCTGGCAGAACTGGAACATCCCTGTGCACAAGTGGTGCAACAG GTGTGATCCACCTGCCCTCTGTGGGCCAGAGCTGCCCAGGAACTGA
- the DGAT1 gene encoding diacylglycerol O-acyltransferase 1 isoform X2, whose amino-acid sequence MGDRGGAGVSRRQRSGPRHSSQDGICRSAAADEGVRDAAAGPDLGGGGDAPAPAPGEDGTAHVGSGPLELSCHRVQDSLFSSDSGFSNYRGILNWCVVMLILSNARLFLENLIKYGILVDPIQVVSLFLKDPYSWPALCLVIVANAFALAALQVEKRLAVGALTENMGLLLHATNLATVLCFPAAVAFLVESITPVGSVLALLVYTILFLKLFSYRDVNLWCRERRGRAKAGGGWPAGAPAPNPSPSALPMASGDKKVNRGLVQRVVSYPDNLTHRDLYYFLFAPTLCYELNFPRSPRIRKRFLLRRIFEMLFFTQLQVGLIQQWMVPTIQNSMKPFKDMDYSRIIERLLKLAVPNHLIWLIFFYWFFHSCLNAVAELMQFADREFYRDWWNSESVTYFWQNWNIPVHKWCNRHFYKPMLRRGTSKWVARMGVFLASAFFHEYLVSIPLRMFRLWAFAGMMAQIPLAWIVSRFFRGNYGNAAVWLTLIIGQPVAVLMYVHDYYVLNHEAPHAGPSSLLPAP is encoded by the exons ATGGGAGACCGCGGTGGCGCGGGCGTCTCCCGGCGCCAGAGGTCGGGCCCGCGGCACTCGAGTCAGGACGGCATCTGCCGGTCCGCGGCGGCGGATGAGGGGGTGCGGGACGCAGCGGCGGGCCCCGACCTGGGTGGCGGGGGCGACGCTCCGGCTCCGGCTCCAGGCGAAGACGGAACCGCCCACGTGGGCAGCGGTCCTTTGGAGCTAAG CTGTCACCGCGTGCAAGACTCTCTGTTTAGCTCGGACAGTGGCTTCAGCAACTACCGTGGCATCCTGAACTGGTGTGTGGTGATGCTG ATCTTGAGCAATGCACGGTTATTTTTAGAGAACCTCATCAA GTACGGCATCCTGGTGGACCCCATCCAGGTGGTATCTTTGTTCCTGAAGGACCCCTACAGCTGGCCTGCCCTGTGCCTGGTGATTG TGGCCAATGCCTTTGCTCTGGCTGCGCTCCAGGTCGAGAAGCGCCTGGCAGTG GGTGCCCTGACGGAGAACATGGGGCTGCTGCTGCATGCCACCAACCTGGCCACTGTGCTCTGCTTCCCTGCGGCGGTGGCCTTCCTGGTGGAATCCATCACGCCAG TGGGCTCCGTGCTTGCGCTGTTGGTCTACACCATCCTCTTCCTCAAGCTCTTTTCCTACCGCGATGTGAACCTGTGGTGCCGGGAGcgcaggggcagggccaaggcTGGCGGGGGGTGGCCCGCTGGGGCCCCCGCTCCCAACCCCTCGCCGTCTGCTCTGCCCATGGCCTCTGGAGACAAGAAGGTCAACAGGGGCCTGGTTCAGCGTGTTGTGAGCTATCCTGACAACCTGACCCACCGTG ATTTGTACTACTTCCTCTTTGCCCCCACCCTGTGCTACGAGCTCAACTTTCCCCGCTCACCCCGGATTCGGAAGCGCTTCCTGCTGCGGCGGATCTTTGAGATG CTTTTCTTCACCCAGCTCCAGGTGGGGCTGATCCAACAG TGGATGGTCCCCACCATCCAGAACTCCATGAAGCCGTTCAAG GACATGGATTACTCCCGCATCATCGAGCGACTCCTGAAGCTGGCG GTCCCCAACCACCTCATCTGGCTCATTTTCTTCTATTGGTTCTTCCACTCATGCCTGAACGCTGTGGCCGAGCTCATGCAGTTTGCAGACCGAGAGTTCTACCGTGACTGGTG gaaTTCTGAGTCGGTCACCTACTTCTGGCAGAACTGGAACATCCCTGTGCACAAGTGGTGCAACAG ACACTTCTACAAACCTATGCTGCGCCGAGGCACCAGCAAGTGGGTGGCCAGGATGGGGGTGTTCCTGGCCTCGGCCTTCTTCCATGAG TACCTGGTGAGCATCCCCCTGCGCATGTTCCGCCTGTGGGCATTTGCAGGCATGATGGCCCAG ATTCCGCTGGCCTGGATTGTGAGCCGCTTCTTCCGAGGCAACTATGGCAATGCAGCTGTGTGGCTGACGCTCATCATAGGGCAGCCTGTGGCTGTGCTCATGTACGTCCATGACTATTATGTGCTCAACCATGAGGCCCCCCACGCTGGCCCTTCCTCACTGCTGCCCGCTCCCTGA
- the DGAT1 gene encoding diacylglycerol O-acyltransferase 1 isoform X5, with protein MGPRPCLWGATGRSTVILSQALGKAQGQSIEGSVDDIHQPELSAGPQTTDGAAGLAALEAGPAFPPPQPAEVCSCHRVQDSLFSSDSGFSNYRGILNWCVVMLILSNARLFLENLIKYGILVDPIQVVSLFLKDPYSWPALCLVIVANAFALAALQVEKRLAVGALTENMGLLLHATNLATVLCFPAAVAFLVESITPVGSVLALLVYTILFLKLFSYRDVNLWCRERRGRAKAGGGWPAGAPAPNPSPSALPMASGDKKVNRGLVQRVVSYPDNLTHRDLYYFLFAPTLCYELNFPRSPRIRKRFLLRRIFEMLFFTQLQVGLIQQWMVPTIQNSMKPFKDMDYSRIIERLLKLAVPNHLIWLIFFYWFFHSCLNAVAELMQFADREFYRDWWNSESVTYFWQNWNIPVHKWCNSTW; from the exons ATGGGCCCTCGCCCTTGTCTCTGGGGTGCCACAGGCAGGAGCACAGTTATACTGTCCCAGGCACTTGGGAAGGCCCAAGGACAGAGCATAGAGGGCAGTGTTGACGACATCCATCAGCCAGAGCTCTCAGCTGGCCCTCAGACCACAGATGGAGCAGCAGGCCTTGCTGCCTTGGAGGCTGGCcctgccttccctcctccccagccaGCAGAGGTCTGCAG CTGTCACCGCGTGCAAGACTCTCTGTTTAGCTCGGACAGTGGCTTCAGCAACTACCGTGGCATCCTGAACTGGTGTGTGGTGATGCTG ATCTTGAGCAATGCACGGTTATTTTTAGAGAACCTCATCAA GTACGGCATCCTGGTGGACCCCATCCAGGTGGTATCTTTGTTCCTGAAGGACCCCTACAGCTGGCCTGCCCTGTGCCTGGTGATTG TGGCCAATGCCTTTGCTCTGGCTGCGCTCCAGGTCGAGAAGCGCCTGGCAGTG GGTGCCCTGACGGAGAACATGGGGCTGCTGCTGCATGCCACCAACCTGGCCACTGTGCTCTGCTTCCCTGCGGCGGTGGCCTTCCTGGTGGAATCCATCACGCCAG TGGGCTCCGTGCTTGCGCTGTTGGTCTACACCATCCTCTTCCTCAAGCTCTTTTCCTACCGCGATGTGAACCTGTGGTGCCGGGAGcgcaggggcagggccaaggcTGGCGGGGGGTGGCCCGCTGGGGCCCCCGCTCCCAACCCCTCGCCGTCTGCTCTGCCCATGGCCTCTGGAGACAAGAAGGTCAACAGGGGCCTGGTTCAGCGTGTTGTGAGCTATCCTGACAACCTGACCCACCGTG ATTTGTACTACTTCCTCTTTGCCCCCACCCTGTGCTACGAGCTCAACTTTCCCCGCTCACCCCGGATTCGGAAGCGCTTCCTGCTGCGGCGGATCTTTGAGATG CTTTTCTTCACCCAGCTCCAGGTGGGGCTGATCCAACAG TGGATGGTCCCCACCATCCAGAACTCCATGAAGCCGTTCAAG GACATGGATTACTCCCGCATCATCGAGCGACTCCTGAAGCTGGCG GTCCCCAACCACCTCATCTGGCTCATTTTCTTCTATTGGTTCTTCCACTCATGCCTGAACGCTGTGGCCGAGCTCATGCAGTTTGCAGACCGAGAGTTCTACCGTGACTGGTG gaaTTCTGAGTCGGTCACCTACTTCTGGCAGAACTGGAACATCCCTGTGCACAAGTGGTGCAACAG TACCTGGTGA